In a single window of the Anguilla rostrata isolate EN2019 chromosome 6, ASM1855537v3, whole genome shotgun sequence genome:
- the LOC135257024 gene encoding mitochondrial basic amino acids transporter-like isoform X3, whose protein sequence is MLGLYKGIGSPMMGLTFINAIVFGVQGHTLRRLGQDTPAHQFLAGAAAGAIQCVICCPMELAKTRMQMQGTGEKKSKRKLYKNSLDCLLRIYNREGMRGINRGMVTTFIRETPGFGVYFLAYDVLTRSLGCEPDDPYLIPKLLFAGGMSGIASWLSTYPVDVIKSRLQADGVGGVNQYSGIGDCVRQSMQREGWRVFTRGLTSTLLRAFPVNAATFATVTLFLLYMREDEAGKDCEPAPRSLQQQPQASSL, encoded by the coding sequence ATGCTTGGGCTGTACAAGGGCATCGGATCTCCCATGATGGGCCTCACCTTCATCAACGCCATCGTCTTTGGCGTCCAGGGCCACACTCTGCGCAGGCTGGGCCAGGACACGCCCGCCCACCAGTTCctggcgggggcggcggccggCGCCATCCAGTGCGTCATCTGCTGCCCCATGGAGCTGGCCAAGACGCGCATGCAGATGCAGGGCACGGGCGAGAAGAAGTCCAAGCGCAAGCTCTACAAGAACTCCCTGGACTGCCTGCTGCGCATCTACAACCGGGAGGGCATGCGCGGCATCAACCGCGGCATGGTGACCACCTTCATCCGCGAGACGCCCGGCTTCGGCGTCTACTTCCTGGCGTACGACGTGCTGACGCGCTCGCTGGGCTGCGAGCCGGACGACCCCTACCTGATCCCCAAGCTGCTGTTCGCCGGGGGCATGTCCGGCATCGCCTCCTGGCTCTCCACCTACCCGGTGGACGTGATCAAGTCCCGCCTGCAGGCCGACGGGGTGGGCGGAGTCAACCAGTACAGCGGCATCGGGGACTGCGTGCGGCAGAGCATGCAGAGGGAGGGCTGGCGGGTGTTCACGCGCGGCCTCACCTCCACGCTGCTGCGCGCCTTTCCCGTCAACGCCGCCACCTTCGCCACCGTGACTCTCTTCCTCCTGTACATGCGGGAGGACGAGGCAGGCAAGGACTGTGAGCCTGCCCCCAGGAGCCTCCAGCAGCAGCCCCAGGCCTCCAGCCTGTGA
- the LOC135257024 gene encoding mitochondrial basic amino acids transporter-like isoform X1 yields the protein MLCFVNSRIPLYTRCPNQLTDEGLTSSVRKCNLVRLQVQSVEKPLYRGTFHCFQSIVRQESMLGLYKGIGSPMMGLTFINAIVFGVQGHTLRRLGQDTPAHQFLAGAAAGAIQCVICCPMELAKTRMQMQGTGEKKSKRKLYKNSLDCLLRIYNREGMRGINRGMVTTFIRETPGFGVYFLAYDVLTRSLGCEPDDPYLIPKLLFAGGMSGIASWLSTYPVDVIKSRLQADGVGGVNQYSGIGDCVRQSMQREGWRVFTRGLTSTLLRAFPVNAATFATVTLFLLYMREDEAGKDCEPAPRSLQQQPQASSL from the exons ATGCTTTGTTTTGTTAACTCCAGGATCCCCCTGTATACAAGATGCCCCAATCAACTTACCG ATGAGGGATTAACATCATCTGTACGGAAGTGTAACCTC GTACGGCTGCAGGTTCAGAGCGTGGAGAAGCCGCTGTACCGGGGGACCTTTCACTGCTTCCAGTCCATCGTACGGCAAGAATCG ATGCTTGGGCTGTACAAGGGCATCGGATCTCCCATGATGGGCCTCACCTTCATCAACGCCATCGTCTTTGGCGTCCAGGGCCACACTCTGCGCAGGCTGGGCCAGGACACGCCCGCCCACCAGTTCctggcgggggcggcggccggCGCCATCCAGTGCGTCATCTGCTGCCCCATGGAGCTGGCCAAGACGCGCATGCAGATGCAGGGCACGGGCGAGAAGAAGTCCAAGCGCAAGCTCTACAAGAACTCCCTGGACTGCCTGCTGCGCATCTACAACCGGGAGGGCATGCGCGGCATCAACCGCGGCATGGTGACCACCTTCATCCGCGAGACGCCCGGCTTCGGCGTCTACTTCCTGGCGTACGACGTGCTGACGCGCTCGCTGGGCTGCGAGCCGGACGACCCCTACCTGATCCCCAAGCTGCTGTTCGCCGGGGGCATGTCCGGCATCGCCTCCTGGCTCTCCACCTACCCGGTGGACGTGATCAAGTCCCGCCTGCAGGCCGACGGGGTGGGCGGAGTCAACCAGTACAGCGGCATCGGGGACTGCGTGCGGCAGAGCATGCAGAGGGAGGGCTGGCGGGTGTTCACGCGCGGCCTCACCTCCACGCTGCTGCGCGCCTTTCCCGTCAACGCCGCCACCTTCGCCACCGTGACTCTCTTCCTCCTGTACATGCGGGAGGACGAGGCAGGCAAGGACTGTGAGCCTGCCCCCAGGAGCCTCCAGCAGCAGCCCCAGGCCTCCAGCCTGTGA
- the LOC135257024 gene encoding mitochondrial basic amino acids transporter-like isoform X2: MDFLAGCIGGAAGVLVGHPFDTVKVRLQVQSVEKPLYRGTFHCFQSIVRQESMLGLYKGIGSPMMGLTFINAIVFGVQGHTLRRLGQDTPAHQFLAGAAAGAIQCVICCPMELAKTRMQMQGTGEKKSKRKLYKNSLDCLLRIYNREGMRGINRGMVTTFIRETPGFGVYFLAYDVLTRSLGCEPDDPYLIPKLLFAGGMSGIASWLSTYPVDVIKSRLQADGVGGVNQYSGIGDCVRQSMQREGWRVFTRGLTSTLLRAFPVNAATFATVTLFLLYMREDEAGKDCEPAPRSLQQQPQASSL; this comes from the exons GTGCCGCTGGTGTCCTTGTAGGGCACCCCTTTGACACGGTCAAg GTACGGCTGCAGGTTCAGAGCGTGGAGAAGCCGCTGTACCGGGGGACCTTTCACTGCTTCCAGTCCATCGTACGGCAAGAATCG ATGCTTGGGCTGTACAAGGGCATCGGATCTCCCATGATGGGCCTCACCTTCATCAACGCCATCGTCTTTGGCGTCCAGGGCCACACTCTGCGCAGGCTGGGCCAGGACACGCCCGCCCACCAGTTCctggcgggggcggcggccggCGCCATCCAGTGCGTCATCTGCTGCCCCATGGAGCTGGCCAAGACGCGCATGCAGATGCAGGGCACGGGCGAGAAGAAGTCCAAGCGCAAGCTCTACAAGAACTCCCTGGACTGCCTGCTGCGCATCTACAACCGGGAGGGCATGCGCGGCATCAACCGCGGCATGGTGACCACCTTCATCCGCGAGACGCCCGGCTTCGGCGTCTACTTCCTGGCGTACGACGTGCTGACGCGCTCGCTGGGCTGCGAGCCGGACGACCCCTACCTGATCCCCAAGCTGCTGTTCGCCGGGGGCATGTCCGGCATCGCCTCCTGGCTCTCCACCTACCCGGTGGACGTGATCAAGTCCCGCCTGCAGGCCGACGGGGTGGGCGGAGTCAACCAGTACAGCGGCATCGGGGACTGCGTGCGGCAGAGCATGCAGAGGGAGGGCTGGCGGGTGTTCACGCGCGGCCTCACCTCCACGCTGCTGCGCGCCTTTCCCGTCAACGCCGCCACCTTCGCCACCGTGACTCTCTTCCTCCTGTACATGCGGGAGGACGAGGCAGGCAAGGACTGTGAGCCTGCCCCCAGGAGCCTCCAGCAGCAGCCCCAGGCCTCCAGCCTGTGA